The following are from one region of the Methanoculleus caldifontis genome:
- a CDS encoding SdrD B-like domain-containing protein, which yields MPGDRGYLFAGETGSFGAGEADAWLVNLTGSGDERWNRTYGGPEKDTARALINTSDGNLLLAGTLTYVTEENRKDTDAWVMKLTPQGEILWNETFGGPDVNISTFAVAGASDGGYIIAGETALWGEPDTDALVIKLNSSGYEEWTRTFGEPGWNDSAYAVVETESGEIGVAGSTESFESFGTDALILKLDSSGNELWNVTFGGQENDTARSIVLAPDGDFVFAGSYMSRTAPNSTEDDALVAKINPDGEIVWNWTYGDANENESAESIIATFGGGYLFAGRSGNLSTDNDAWVVKLDSLGAVEGDLAFGGVNPGDRAASVVQTAASGYVVAGTFNNTAIGGTPETDAWVVKLATIEKSVTQPPAKPPKPPRVCPVQCPPPTPKPKPPAPTTGCIGNFVWNDTNANGIQDKDEGVITGVTVTLLDAQQRTITTTTTTSRGYSFSGLNPGNYYIRFSLPQGYAFTVKDAGQNDRLDSDANVTTGRTDRISLKAGEWQCWWDAGLIRQQEPPVPNTTANSTIGGFVWNDTDGNGLQDEEEGGIADAGVELYHINETLVNSTTTDANGTYEFDALLAGDYYLHFELPDGFNFTPMDQGTDDALDSDADPATGRTEKITLAENETQSDWDAGANVTAVIEPADENATIGGFVWNDTNANALQDEGEEGVPGVLVRLLYENESQVTDAAGTPVETTTGEDGYYTLQGVVGTTYIVEVMPPEGFTFVAPDAGDDTLDSDILPETGRTGPFELTGEGLTRDAGLAVSEEATATVGGIAWNDTDANGIRDAGEMGLAGIVVTLLDMGGAEAGTMMTDDAGAYRFTDVAAGAYAVRFTPPEGYTFSPAGEDSTADPATGTTPQFELDPGEEQTDWNAGLVPPVAEGEVTPEEEVTPEEEMTPEEEVTPEEEITPEEEVTPEEETTPEEEVTPEEEMTPQGETNESGIVYV from the coding sequence GTGCCAGGGGATAGAGGATACCTCTTTGCCGGCGAGACCGGGTCGTTCGGTGCGGGAGAGGCAGACGCCTGGCTGGTAAATCTGACCGGATCGGGCGACGAGCGATGGAACAGAACCTATGGCGGCCCGGAAAAAGATACAGCCCGCGCACTGATCAACACCTCGGACGGGAATCTCCTCCTTGCAGGGACACTCACCTATGTCACCGAAGAGAACCGGAAGGATACCGACGCCTGGGTGATGAAACTCACTCCTCAGGGCGAGATCCTCTGGAATGAGACCTTCGGCGGACCGGACGTCAACATCTCGACGTTCGCGGTTGCCGGAGCATCGGACGGAGGCTACATCATTGCGGGTGAGACAGCGTTGTGGGGCGAACCGGATACCGATGCCCTGGTGATCAAACTCAACAGTTCCGGATACGAGGAATGGACCCGGACCTTCGGGGAACCGGGGTGGAACGACTCGGCCTATGCGGTTGTTGAGACCGAATCAGGTGAGATCGGTGTTGCAGGAAGCACGGAATCGTTCGAGTCGTTCGGAACGGATGCACTCATCCTGAAGCTCGACTCCTCCGGGAACGAGCTCTGGAACGTGACCTTCGGCGGTCAGGAGAACGATACTGCCCGTTCGATCGTCCTTGCTCCGGACGGGGACTTCGTCTTCGCCGGGAGTTACATGAGCCGGACCGCCCCCAACAGTACGGAGGATGACGCCCTGGTCGCCAAAATCAATCCCGACGGAGAGATCGTCTGGAACTGGACCTATGGAGACGCGAACGAGAACGAGTCGGCCGAATCGATCATCGCCACCTTCGGCGGCGGGTACCTCTTTGCCGGCAGGAGCGGGAATCTTTCTACCGACAACGACGCCTGGGTCGTGAAACTTGATAGCCTTGGGGCCGTCGAGGGCGACCTGGCGTTTGGAGGTGTAAACCCGGGTGACCGGGCCGCATCGGTCGTCCAGACAGCGGCATCCGGGTATGTTGTCGCCGGAACTTTCAACAACACGGCGATAGGCGGCACGCCAGAGACCGATGCCTGGGTCGTGAAACTTGCAACGATAGAGAAGAGTGTGACACAGCCACCGGCAAAACCGCCGAAACCGCCGAGGGTCTGCCCCGTGCAGTGCCCCCCGCCGACACCGAAGCCGAAACCGCCCGCACCAACAACCGGATGCATCGGTAACTTCGTCTGGAACGATACCAATGCCAACGGTATCCAGGACAAAGACGAGGGAGTGATAACCGGAGTCACCGTCACCCTCCTCGATGCGCAGCAGCGGACGATCACCACCACGACTACCACCTCCCGGGGATACTCCTTCAGCGGTCTCAACCCCGGCAATTATTACATCAGGTTCAGCCTCCCGCAGGGCTACGCGTTCACCGTGAAGGATGCCGGTCAGAACGATAGACTGGACAGCGATGCGAACGTAACGACCGGCAGGACCGACAGGATCTCCCTGAAAGCAGGAGAATGGCAGTGCTGGTGGGATGCCGGGCTGATCAGGCAGCAGGAACCGCCGGTGCCGAACACAACCGCAAACAGCACTATCGGCGGTTTCGTCTGGAACGATACCGACGGTAACGGCCTCCAGGACGAAGAGGAGGGGGGCATCGCCGATGCCGGCGTCGAACTCTACCACATAAATGAGACACTCGTTAACTCCACAACAACAGATGCAAACGGGACCTACGAGTTCGATGCCCTCCTGGCGGGCGACTACTACCTGCACTTTGAACTGCCGGACGGCTTCAACTTCACACCGATGGACCAGGGTACCGACGACGCTCTTGACAGCGACGCCGACCCGGCAACGGGGAGGACGGAGAAGATCACGCTCGCCGAAAACGAGACGCAGTCCGACTGGGATGCCGGGGCGAACGTGACGGCTGTAATAGAACCAGCTGACGAGAACGCCACCATCGGCGGCTTTGTCTGGAATGACACGAACGCGAACGCGCTTCAGGACGAGGGCGAAGAAGGGGTGCCCGGGGTACTCGTGCGGCTCCTCTACGAAAATGAGAGCCAGGTCACGGATGCGGCCGGAACCCCCGTTGAAACGACCACAGGAGAAGACGGATACTACACCCTGCAGGGCGTGGTCGGCACGACCTACATCGTCGAGGTCATGCCACCTGAAGGCTTCACCTTTGTTGCGCCGGATGCCGGGGATGACACGCTGGACAGCGACATCCTCCCGGAGACCGGCCGGACCGGGCCCTTTGAACTGACGGGAGAGGGCCTCACCCGCGATGCAGGACTCGCGGTATCCGAAGAAGCGACCGCTACTGTCGGCGGGATTGCCTGGAACGATACGGACGCGAACGGTATCCGGGATGCCGGCGAGATGGGACTCGCGGGGATCGTGGTGACCCTCCTCGACATGGGTGGTGCGGAAGCCGGGACGATGATGACGGATGATGCCGGAGCCTACCGGTTTACTGATGTTGCCGCCGGGGCCTACGCCGTGCGTTTCACGCCGCCGGAGGGCTACACCTTCAGCCCGGCAGGCGAGGACAGCACCGCCGATCCCGCCACCGGTACGACGCCGCAGTTTGAACTCGACCCGGGCGAGGAGCAGACCGACTGGAACGCGGGGCTCGTACCGCCGGTCGCGGAAGGAGAGGTGACGCCGGAGGAGGAAGTGACGCCGGAAGAAGAGATGACACCTGAAGAAGAAGTGACTCCGGAAGAGGAGATAACACCTGAAGAGGAGGTGACGCCGGAAGAAGAGACAACACCTGAAGAGGAGGTGACGCCGGAAGAGGAGATGACACCGCAAGGAGAGACGAATGAAAGCGGCATTGTGTATGTGTAG